ACGCTCTCCCAACTGAGCTACACGCCCACTAAACAAAGTTGAAGATTTTTGGCTCTACTTCAAGAGCTGCCGCTTCTCAAGAGAAGTGGCGGAACGGACGGGACTCGAACCCGCGACCCCCTGCGTGACAGGCAGGTATTCTAACCAACTGAACTACCGCTCCGTTTAGTGGTGGGCGTGGAGAGGCTCGAACTCCCGACATTCGCCTTGTAAGGGCGACGCTCTCCCAACTGAGCTACACGCCCACTAAACAAAGTTGAAGATTTTAGACTCTGCTTCAAGAGTTTCTCTTCTTAAGAAGAGTGGCGGAACGGACGGGACTCGAACCCGCGACCCCCTGCGTGACAGGCAGGTATTCTAACCAACTGAACTACCGCTCCACTCTATAGTGTTCGATTTGATGGTGGGCGTGGAGAGGCTCGAACTCCCGACATTCGCCTTGTAAGGGCGACGCTCTCCCAACTGAGCTACACGCCCTCAAATCGAGAGCCGAATTGTAAGGATTTTACGTGCCTTGTCAAACATTTATCCGAAATTATTTCACAGCCGTCACTAAGTAATTTATTCGCGATTTACCGAACTACACCCTGCCCGATATTTTCTAACTAATTCAATTAGTTCAACTTTATGCTGCAGGAATAGAATGACCGACATTCATTTATCCCCAGAACCCTTTATACTGAGCCCATCACTTAGGGGAAAGACACTACATGCAAACAGCAGACAACCTACAGAAACAGATTGATCAGTTCATCCAATCCAGCATTGAACTGCAACACAGCACTCACGGCCGGCTACCCCTGACACTGGCCGATACAGACTGGCCTTCTGCCTGCTACCAAGAGTCCCCTGCAAATACTGAAAGCCACCAGGTATGGCAACCCATTCAGCAAAACAGCTACGCAGAAGATATGTTTGATCGTCTGGAAGAAGCACTTGGGTACAAAGTTCATCCTGATATTCGCACTTGGTACAGCAGCTACTGGTCTGATCCAATCCCTGCCCAGTGCTCTGAAGGCGACCTTAGCCTGCTATTCATCTGGAGCGAAAAAGACTGCGAACGTTTAAGAGGCAACCTGATTGGTCACCTGCTCAACAAACAAAAGCAACGCCATCCGCCAAGCATCTTTTTTGCCTGTACAGAGCCCGACGGTGATCACTACCTGAGTATCGATAACGACAGTGGAGAAGTCTGGCTGGAACTTCCGGGCCGCCCGGCAATCCGAAAGATAGCAGGCTCATTAAGTGAATTCCTCACGACACTGACGCCTTTACCTATCCCTGACACGGAGTAATCAGTTATGCGTTTTTTAATGATGTCTGTATTCGCCTCATTATTGCTACTAAGTGGCTGCAGCAAATTTCAGCCCCACCAGGTAGACCTGCAAGCCCTGCACCCCAAAATTGATACCAAGCAACGCTTACCTGAAGGCCTTACAGTTGAAGTTGAAACCCGCGACCTGCGTCCAGACAGCCTGATTGGTTACCGTATCAGTCGCCTCAGTGACCGTGCTCCTGTAGAACTGGCTCTGCCAGCCAACATGCAAATCAATCAGGGAGCTAAAGTTGCACTGGTGAAACTCGACGCAACACCGGTCGCCAGTAATGCTGAAGTTAAACTGGTACTGGTCCTCACTGATCTGAGCTATTCCGCAACCGTAGAAGCACTGCAAACAGTGACAGTTAAAGCCGGTCTCGAAGTAAAAGCCAGCAAATACAACCGCAGCTACACCGGCAACTACAACAGCCAGAAGCAACACCAGTTTGTCGCTACTCCGGATCTTCAGGAAAATCAGGCCATCGTTCAGGAAATCATTCTTGAAACGTTAAGTCGCGCCTTCAGTGACCCTCAGCTACTGGATTTCATCTCACAATAAAACAGCTAAGCAAGGCAGCGAAATAACCTTACAAAGCTCTTCTCCAACAAACAAAAACAGGCCTGATGGCCTGTTTTTTTTGTTTTACTGATTTGACCTTAACTCACTCGCTAAGCTGGGCACTCCAAAACATCACCATTACTCGCCGACAGCGCTATATTTTTAGCAAACAAGCTTCTTCAGTGAAGATCACCAGCCGACAGTGTAGGACAGCATTCTGCTGATATGCGCCAACGGTCTGCCTGACTCCTGTTGCCAGGCATTAAAAGCATTTTGCACCAATACCAGATCCCGCTTCGCCGTCGGAGCCTTATCAATAACCCCCTGAGCCTTGAGCGCTGCGACTACATCATCCGTCAGCAAAAAAGTATCTTTACCTATCTGCCGAAGAAAATAAGCTGCTGAGCGCCCTCCCAGCTGCTGCCCTTCCTTCTTCAAAAAAGCCCAAAGCCCTACAATATCTTCTGTTGGCCAGTCAGCCAGCATCTTTGCAAAGCTGCCATGATCATCGCCATAATTAACAATCATTGTGGCATTTATACGCACCGCTTTAATCTTCCCCCAGTGCCGGATGATCTTGTCATTCTGCATCATATTTTCCAGCTGCTCATCACTCATCAGGGCAATTTTATGCGGCGCAAACCCCCAGAAAGCTTCTTCGAACGCAGGCCACTTTCCATCCACCAGAGAATGCTTCAACCCTGCCCGAAAAATTCTTCGCGACATTTCTGAAAGTACCCGGTCATCCCCCAGCTCAGCCAGATACTCAGGCGACTGCACAACAGGCATCAGACTTTCCAGATCATGCCCGGCCTTATGTGCGCTGACATGCTCATAAATCCACTTAAATGACTTCACTCAGCCATCCTCTTTCTCAGTAAAACCCAGGGAAACTGAATTGATGCAATAACGCAGTCCAGTCGGCGCAGGACCATCAGGAAAAACATGGCCTAAATGCGCACCACAACCATTACACACAACCTCTGTACG
The DNA window shown above is from Aliamphritea ceti and carries:
- the syd gene encoding SecY-interacting protein; protein product: MQTADNLQKQIDQFIQSSIELQHSTHGRLPLTLADTDWPSACYQESPANTESHQVWQPIQQNSYAEDMFDRLEEALGYKVHPDIRTWYSSYWSDPIPAQCSEGDLSLLFIWSEKDCERLRGNLIGHLLNKQKQRHPPSIFFACTEPDGDHYLSIDNDSGEVWLELPGRPAIRKIAGSLSEFLTTLTPLPIPDTE
- a CDS encoding YajG family lipoprotein — its product is MRFLMMSVFASLLLLSGCSKFQPHQVDLQALHPKIDTKQRLPEGLTVEVETRDLRPDSLIGYRISRLSDRAPVELALPANMQINQGAKVALVKLDATPVASNAEVKLVLVLTDLSYSATVEALQTVTVKAGLEVKASKYNRSYTGNYNSQKQHQFVATPDLQENQAIVQEIILETLSRAFSDPQLLDFISQ
- a CDS encoding DNA-3-methyladenine glycosylase I, encoding MKSFKWIYEHVSAHKAGHDLESLMPVVQSPEYLAELGDDRVLSEMSRRIFRAGLKHSLVDGKWPAFEEAFWGFAPHKIALMSDEQLENMMQNDKIIRHWGKIKAVRINATMIVNYGDDHGSFAKMLADWPTEDIVGLWAFLKKEGQQLGGRSAAYFLRQIGKDTFLLTDDVVAALKAQGVIDKAPTAKRDLVLVQNAFNAWQQESGRPLAHISRMLSYTVGW